The Gottschalkia purinilytica sequence TTTTTGAAGTTTTAATACTTCTAATGATTGTTTAGCAGCATCTAGTGGCACTTCCATAGCTTTCTTTAAAGCTTCTTCCATAGCAGCTTTTCTAGCAGCTTTTTCTTCATCAGTTTCTTTTGGTAATTTCATTGCTTCCATGTAATCATTGAAAGCTGATGTATCTTCGTCTATTAATTCATTTAATCTTTCTACTAATTTAGTAACTTTTGCAAGATTTTCATCTAATTGAGATTTTTGATCATCAGTTAATTTTTCATAAGCTTTTCTACCTACAGTTAAGTTACCTACCATTGCAGTTAAAGCCGCACCTAAACTACTTGCTAATGCTGAAACGCTTCCACCACCTGGAGCTGGTTCGTTACTTGCTACTTGAGCAACAAAATCTTTAACAGTTTTATCTACTAATAACATGTTTTTTGTCCTCCTTTTAATATGTATTTTAATTTTAGTTTTAATTTTATTTTTTACTTATTACTAATAGTCTTCTATTAGTGATTCCATGCTTAGTTTATCATAATATTAGATTAAAGTCTATGCATATTTTTTACACAAATCTTAACATTATACCTTTTTTTGCCTTTTCTATCTAAAGCTTAGGTTAATGCCTATTTACGTATGTTATTTCATTATTTTAAATTATAAAAATTTTATATTTCATTTTCTTTACATATAGCTAATTTATTCAAAAATTGAAACATTTTATTTTATATATGAAATTAACACTATTAGAGTTAAAAATTTCAATTATATTGGTTAACTATGTTGACATGATATTAAGTACAATATATAATATATAACATAACTGATAAAGTTTTTGTGTTAGTTATATG is a genomic window containing:
- a CDS encoding cyclodeaminase/cyclohydrolase family protein, with the protein product MLLVDKTVKDFVAQVASNEPAPGGGSVSALASSLGAALTAMVGNLTVGRKAYEKLTDDQKSQLDENLAKVTKLVERLNELIDEDTSAFNDYMEAMKLPKETDEEKAARKAAMEEALKKAMEVPLDAAKQSLEVLKLQKVFAEYGNQNAITDAGVGALLACSGLEGAVFNVLINLGGISDQDYVANIKKECESLVNSGKELRDETVKIVYSKL